Proteins from a genomic interval of Archangium lipolyticum:
- a CDS encoding NfeD family protein: protein MLGGFARWVAAALVLTLPLFGQADERADSPSLPTVSLCVLDGMVDAGSSAYLVDCVRRAQDAGHQALLLRLDTPGGELESTRAIVRAFLGARIPVLVWVGPSGARAGSAGVFITLSSHLAAMAPGTNIGAAHPVVGLTGQDPEEAGGKEMARKIENDAVAFVEAIAKQRGRNVEWAISAVRQSESVPAEKALALHVIEHLAPTQEAFLEWAHGRTVTVADTPVTLRTANAQIVELAPSLSQRVLHVLAQPAVVYILFLIAGLCIAVELTHPGLFAPGITGVVCLVLALLASSALPVRTGALVLLLLGVALLVAELFVTSGLLGATGTVLLVLGGVFLVDRFDASWFVDRPLRLPLHTVIPTAVFFAGAAVFLAFRAAETRRRPQLAGDVGLVGEMGQVLEAVSPSGGAVFVHGERWSALSSSPLPPGTRVVVRRVEGLTLFVDEVKP from the coding sequence ATGCTCGGGGGGTTCGCGCGATGGGTCGCGGCGGCGCTGGTCCTGACCTTGCCCCTGTTCGGCCAGGCAGACGAGCGCGCGGATTCCCCCTCCCTTCCCACCGTCTCCCTCTGTGTCCTCGATGGCATGGTCGATGCCGGCTCCAGCGCCTATCTCGTCGACTGTGTCAGGCGCGCCCAGGACGCCGGTCATCAGGCCCTCCTCCTCCGCCTCGACACCCCAGGTGGTGAGCTCGAATCCACCCGCGCCATCGTCCGCGCATTCCTCGGCGCTCGTATCCCCGTCCTGGTGTGGGTCGGGCCTTCCGGCGCCCGCGCCGGCAGTGCCGGTGTCTTCATCACCCTCTCCTCCCATCTCGCCGCCATGGCCCCCGGCACCAACATCGGTGCCGCCCATCCCGTCGTCGGTCTCACCGGCCAGGACCCCGAGGAGGCCGGTGGCAAGGAGATGGCTCGCAAAATCGAGAACGACGCCGTCGCCTTCGTCGAGGCCATCGCCAAACAACGCGGCCGCAACGTCGAGTGGGCCATCAGCGCCGTCCGCCAGAGCGAGAGCGTCCCCGCCGAGAAGGCCCTCGCCCTGCACGTCATCGAGCACCTCGCCCCCACCCAGGAGGCCTTCCTCGAATGGGCCCACGGCCGCACCGTCACCGTCGCCGACACGCCCGTCACCCTCCGCACCGCCAATGCCCAGATAGTCGAGCTCGCCCCCTCCCTCTCCCAGCGCGTCCTCCACGTCCTCGCCCAGCCCGCCGTCGTCTACATCCTCTTCCTCATCGCCGGCCTCTGCATCGCCGTGGAGCTCACCCACCCCGGCCTCTTCGCCCCAGGCATCACCGGTGTCGTGTGTCTGGTCCTCGCCCTGCTCGCCTCCTCCGCCCTCCCCGTTCGCACCGGCGCCCTCGTCCTGCTGCTCCTCGGCGTCGCCCTGCTCGTCGCCGAGCTCTTCGTCACCAGCGGCCTGCTCGGCGCCACGGGCACCGTGCTGCTCGTGCTCGGCGGCGTGTTCCTCGTCGACCGTTTCGACGCGAGCTGGTTCGTCGACCGTCCCCTGCGGCTCCCCCTGCATACGGTCATTCCCACCGCCGTCTTCTTCGCCGGAGCCGCCGTCTTCCTCGCCTTCCGCGCCGCCGAGACCCGCCGCAGGCCCCAACTCGCTGGCGACGTGGGCCTCGTGGGCGAGATGGGCCAGGTGCTCGAAGCCGTCTCTCCCTCCGGCGGCGCGGTGTTCGTCCATGGCGAGCGCTGGTCCGCCCTCTCCTCCTCGCCCCTTCCCCCCGGCACCCGCGTGGTCGTGCGCCGCGTGGAGGGGCTCACCCTCTTCGTCGACGAGGTGAAGCCATGA
- a CDS encoding slipin family protein: MNDFFLNALGLLIPLGILVLLFISGVRIVNEYESGVVFRLGRFVGLKRAGFRWIIPFVERIVIIDMRTVARDVPPQDVITKDNVSVKVNAVVYFRVIHADKAVLQVEDYLYATSQLAQTTLRAILGQVELDQLLSERDRVNRDIQKVLDAHTDPWGIKVSNVEVKHIDLPVEMQRAIARQAEAERERRAKIIAAEGEHQAAEKLSLAADVLNRNPITLQLRYLQTLVEITGGGNQTIIPIPLDLMRALGLQIPQPK, encoded by the coding sequence ATGAATGACTTCTTCCTGAATGCCCTCGGCCTGCTCATCCCCCTGGGCATCCTCGTGCTCCTCTTCATCTCCGGCGTGCGCATCGTCAACGAGTACGAGAGCGGCGTCGTCTTCCGCCTCGGCCGCTTCGTGGGCCTCAAGCGCGCCGGCTTCCGGTGGATCATCCCCTTCGTCGAGCGCATCGTCATCATCGACATGCGCACCGTCGCCCGCGACGTGCCCCCCCAGGACGTCATCACCAAGGACAACGTCAGCGTGAAGGTCAACGCCGTCGTCTACTTCCGCGTCATCCACGCCGACAAGGCCGTCCTCCAGGTCGAGGACTACCTCTACGCCACCAGCCAGCTCGCTCAAACCACCCTGCGCGCCATCCTCGGCCAGGTGGAGCTGGACCAGCTCCTCTCCGAGCGCGACCGCGTCAACCGCGACATCCAGAAGGTGCTCGATGCCCATACCGACCCCTGGGGCATCAAGGTCTCCAACGTCGAGGTGAAACACATCGACCTGCCCGTGGAGATGCAGCGCGCCATCGCCCGCCAGGCCGAGGCCGAGCGCGAACGCCGCGCGAAGATCATCGCCGCCGAGGGCGAGCACCAGGCCGCCGAGAAGCTCTCCCTCGCCGCCGACGTGCTCAACCGCAACCCCATCACCCTCCAGCTCCGCTACCTGCAGACCCTCGTGGAGATCACCGGCGGCGGCAACCAGACCATCATCCCCATCCCCCTGGACCTCATGCGCGCCCTCGGCCTGCAAATCCCGCAGCCCAAGTGA
- a CDS encoding DUF2721 domain-containing protein yields the protein MDATVGVDISSIRVIGAAVTPAVMVSACGILASGLDNQIARMTSRLREMLKEWRSLPEEDPRREVLKAEVAILDRRHLLLARAMGMAYGALISFVLTSLLYLSQRRFGVPDVLPVVSFSVGVVLLGVIAVFALASLRLGRDAIALEKREMFRDAETPSPPGERSR from the coding sequence ATGGACGCGACGGTCGGCGTGGACATCTCTTCCATCCGGGTCATTGGAGCGGCGGTGACACCAGCGGTGATGGTGTCCGCGTGCGGCATCCTGGCCTCGGGGTTGGACAACCAGATCGCGCGGATGACGTCCCGCCTGCGGGAGATGCTGAAGGAGTGGCGCTCGCTGCCGGAGGAAGACCCACGGCGCGAGGTGCTGAAGGCGGAGGTGGCCATCCTGGACCGGAGGCACCTGCTGCTGGCGCGGGCGATGGGGATGGCCTACGGGGCGCTCATCTCGTTCGTGCTGACCTCGCTGCTGTACCTGTCGCAGCGGCGCTTCGGCGTGCCGGATGTGCTGCCGGTGGTGTCCTTCTCGGTGGGCGTGGTGTTGCTGGGAGTCATCGCGGTGTTCGCGCTGGCGTCGCTGCGGCTCGGCCGGGACGCGATCGCGCTGGAGAAGCGCGAGATGTTCAGGGACGCGGAGACTCCCTCGCCGCCCGGTGAGCGGAGCCGGTGA
- a CDS encoding helix-turn-helix domain-containing protein, with protein sequence MSTTKTPREWKLTELAEAAGVSPRTVRYYVQRGLLPAPPFKGPDTAYGEDHLLRLKAIRALQAKFLPLDAIQVELARLGPDELKALAESGPAPLPPPGPIPAAEAPAPAPLTAPEKARASVSSPDGVTSWRRWELAPGLELHLADTADAKTRALVERVRALIQESQER encoded by the coding sequence GTGAGCACGACGAAGACACCCAGGGAGTGGAAGCTGACGGAGCTGGCCGAGGCGGCGGGCGTGTCCCCGCGGACCGTGCGCTACTACGTCCAGCGGGGACTCCTGCCCGCCCCGCCCTTCAAGGGGCCGGACACCGCCTACGGGGAGGACCACCTGCTGCGCCTCAAGGCCATCCGCGCCCTGCAGGCGAAGTTCCTCCCGCTCGATGCCATCCAGGTGGAGCTGGCGCGTCTGGGCCCCGATGAGCTGAAGGCGCTCGCCGAGTCCGGCCCCGCCCCTCTTCCGCCCCCTGGACCCATCCCCGCCGCCGAGGCCCCCGCCCCGGCTCCCCTCACGGCTCCAGAGAAGGCCAGGGCCTCTGTGTCCTCCCCCGACGGGGTGACAAGCTGGCGCCGGTGGGAACTGGCGCCAGGGCTGGAGCTGCACCTCGCCGATACGGCGGACGCGAAGACCCGGGCGCTCGTGGAGCGAGTGCGCGCCCTCATCCAGGAGTCCCAGGAAAGGTAG
- a CDS encoding VIT domain-containing protein, producing MENVENVKAGLYTQSGAQVPLQGVDVTGELLGGHARVRVRQRYRNAESKPVEAVYVFPLPSDATLTAFSMECAGRRIQGVLKKREEAFRAYDDAVTAGHGAALLDQERPNVFTAQVGNLLPGEETLVEVEFLQAIQVEEGCVRWALPTLVAPRYIPGAPMGDRTAHGAADPTDRVPDADRITPPVGDARYGLTLDLLVSLGREVVVESPSHKLDVSRAEGGMRVKLSQPGVALDRDLVLSVRSPDTSTPLTTLVTHRQGQEPGTFALTVVPDLLGMAAGPKRQEVVFVVDTSGSMDGESLPQAQGALRLCLRHLREGDRFNVIAFENSFHLFSPEPVPFTQRTLEQADRWVAALHASGGTELLEPMRAAVRAVPDGVVVLLTDGQVGNESEILDAVMAERKTARIYSFGIGTNVSDVLLKDMARQTGGAVEFIHPGERIDDKVVAQFSRALAPRVTGVEVRFEGVEASELAPAEPPQLVDGSPWSLFGRYTTPGSGKVLLKGKSGAETFSLSIPVSFPAESDRPAVEKLWAAERIRSWQDAALVGRRAQALQERIVQLALAHGIVTPYTSFVVVEERTGERRASGQPETRVIPVHAPAGWAMFDTAKEEAEGSPVQHPRVAMAKKVASFANVSAGAPPPPSPIRYASAPSAPPPPAPVSAPAPARAAAALRQEQTKGGGFFERLRQGKKKEVASSAGPAGDAFAAPEPLSLEDASVVPSSVAEEAAADGGVGLLGQQLASGLWAGTGTGSEPVRQARATALALLELLRQGITSSHALHGAQVKKAVEALLSLVPQLGGSPDMAELALGVAWLVAAGPRTRGRIAQAAQPIAGLSSRLENEVALRQHVDALASR from the coding sequence ATGGAGAACGTCGAGAACGTGAAGGCAGGGCTGTACACGCAGAGCGGTGCGCAGGTTCCCCTTCAGGGCGTGGACGTCACCGGCGAGCTCCTCGGCGGCCATGCCCGGGTGCGCGTACGCCAGCGCTACCGCAACGCCGAGTCCAAACCCGTCGAGGCCGTCTACGTCTTTCCCCTCCCCTCCGACGCCACCCTCACCGCGTTCTCCATGGAGTGCGCCGGGCGCCGCATCCAGGGTGTCCTCAAGAAGCGCGAGGAGGCCTTCCGCGCCTATGACGACGCGGTGACGGCCGGCCACGGCGCCGCGCTGCTCGACCAGGAGCGCCCCAACGTCTTCACCGCCCAGGTGGGCAACCTCCTGCCCGGTGAGGAGACGCTCGTCGAAGTCGAGTTCCTCCAGGCCATCCAGGTGGAGGAGGGCTGTGTGCGCTGGGCTTTGCCCACCCTCGTGGCTCCCCGCTACATCCCCGGCGCTCCGATGGGCGATCGCACCGCCCACGGCGCCGCCGACCCCACCGACCGCGTGCCCGACGCGGACCGCATCACCCCGCCCGTGGGTGACGCGCGTTACGGCCTCACGTTGGACCTGCTCGTCTCGCTCGGCCGCGAGGTGGTGGTGGAGAGCCCCTCGCACAAGCTGGACGTCTCCCGCGCCGAGGGTGGGATGCGCGTGAAGCTCTCCCAGCCGGGCGTGGCCCTGGACCGGGACCTCGTGCTCAGCGTGCGCAGCCCCGATACGAGCACCCCGCTCACCACGCTCGTCACCCACCGCCAGGGCCAGGAGCCCGGCACCTTCGCGCTCACCGTGGTGCCGGACCTGCTCGGCATGGCCGCGGGCCCCAAGCGCCAGGAGGTGGTGTTCGTCGTGGACACCTCCGGCTCCATGGACGGCGAGAGCCTCCCCCAGGCCCAGGGCGCGCTCCGCCTGTGCCTGCGCCACCTGCGCGAGGGCGACCGCTTCAACGTCATCGCCTTCGAGAACTCCTTCCACCTCTTCTCGCCCGAGCCCGTCCCCTTCACCCAGAGGACCCTGGAGCAGGCCGATCGCTGGGTGGCCGCCCTGCACGCCAGCGGTGGCACCGAGCTGCTCGAGCCCATGCGGGCCGCCGTGCGGGCCGTGCCGGACGGTGTCGTGGTGCTCCTCACCGACGGCCAGGTGGGCAACGAGTCGGAGATCCTCGACGCGGTGATGGCCGAGCGGAAGACGGCCCGCATCTACTCCTTCGGCATCGGCACCAACGTGAGCGACGTGCTGCTCAAGGACATGGCCCGCCAGACGGGCGGCGCGGTGGAGTTCATCCACCCTGGCGAGCGCATCGACGACAAGGTGGTGGCCCAGTTCTCCCGCGCGCTCGCCCCGCGCGTCACCGGCGTGGAGGTGCGCTTCGAGGGCGTGGAGGCCTCGGAGCTGGCCCCCGCCGAGCCCCCGCAGCTCGTGGACGGCTCGCCGTGGAGCCTCTTCGGCCGCTACACCACGCCCGGCTCGGGCAAGGTGCTGCTCAAGGGGAAGTCCGGCGCGGAGACGTTCTCGCTCTCCATCCCCGTCAGCTTCCCCGCCGAGAGCGACAGGCCCGCCGTGGAGAAGCTGTGGGCCGCCGAGCGCATCCGCTCCTGGCAGGACGCCGCGCTCGTGGGCCGGCGCGCACAGGCCCTCCAGGAGCGCATCGTTCAACTCGCGCTCGCTCACGGCATCGTCACGCCGTACACCTCCTTCGTCGTGGTGGAGGAGCGCACCGGCGAGCGCCGCGCCTCGGGTCAGCCGGAGACTCGCGTCATCCCCGTCCACGCCCCCGCCGGCTGGGCCATGTTCGACACCGCCAAGGAGGAGGCGGAGGGCTCGCCGGTACAGCACCCCAGGGTGGCGATGGCGAAGAAGGTCGCGTCCTTCGCGAATGTCTCCGCGGGTGCGCCCCCGCCCCCTTCGCCCATCCGGTACGCGTCCGCTCCGTCCGCGCCGCCTCCTCCGGCTCCTGTGTCCGCGCCGGCGCCGGCTCGCGCCGCGGCCGCTCTCCGTCAGGAGCAGACGAAGGGTGGCGGCTTCTTCGAGCGGCTGCGTCAGGGCAAGAAGAAGGAGGTCGCGTCCTCGGCCGGGCCCGCCGGGGATGCCTTCGCGGCCCCGGAGCCCCTGTCCCTGGAGGACGCCAGCGTTGTCCCCTCGAGCGTCGCTGAAGAGGCCGCCGCTGACGGCGGCGTGGGCCTGCTCGGGCAGCAGCTCGCCAGCGGCCTGTGGGCCGGCACGGGGACGGGCTCCGAGCCCGTACGCCAGGCCCGCGCCACCGCGCTCGCCCTGCTGGAGTTGCTGCGCCAGGGGATTACCAGCAGCCACGCGTTGCACGGCGCCCAGGTGAAGAAGGCCGTCGAGGCCCTGCTCTCCCTCGTGCCCCAGTTGGGCGGTTCTCCCGACATGGCCGAGCTCGCCCTCGGCGTGGCCTGGCTCGTGGCCGCTGGTCCTCGCACCCGGGGACGCATTGCCCAGGCCGCTCAGCCCATCGCCGGGCTCAGCTCGCGGCTGGAGAATGAAGTGGCTCTCCGCCAGCACGTGGATGCGCTGGCTTCGCGGTAG
- a CDS encoding di-heme oxidoreductase family protein: MRRQGWTWAVVFALSAVACREEPPSPAPPGEEPPVRWDVVEPGEALSGGEAGTVTDASARAFSQSLPALTLERRSGFVSGRGVFEIDWIPAPASSSRADRDGLGPLFHAVACMSCHVGNGRTAPPDEPGSTGEGLLIRLSIPGTASNGGPLPEPTYGDQLQPKGVPGVPAEARVVVRHSQLSGTFADGEPFTLLAPEYALEELAHGPPHPDTMLSPRLAQPLHGLGLLAAVPEETVLEWADPDDVNGDGISGRPNRVWSVRRGTQVLGRFGWKANQPDLEQQSAGAFLGDMGLTTPLFPSQPCTPAEQACGDAPSGGAPEVEANRLAALTFYSHAIAVPARRDVDSPEVLRGKALFHRVGCAGCHRPTLTTGPLEEYPELSGQKIRPYTDLLLHDLGEGLADGRPDFEATGREWRTAPLWGIGLTATVNGHTRFLHDGRARSLMEAILWHGGEAEVSREAVKRLSKEERESLLKFLESL; this comes from the coding sequence ATGAGGCGCCAGGGATGGACCTGGGCGGTGGTGTTCGCCCTGTCGGCGGTGGCATGCCGCGAGGAGCCTCCGTCTCCGGCTCCGCCGGGCGAGGAGCCTCCGGTCCGCTGGGACGTGGTGGAGCCCGGAGAGGCCCTGTCGGGTGGCGAGGCGGGCACCGTCACCGACGCGAGCGCGAGGGCCTTCTCGCAGTCGCTGCCCGCGCTGACGCTGGAGCGGCGCTCGGGCTTCGTGTCGGGGCGCGGCGTCTTCGAGATTGATTGGATTCCGGCGCCCGCCTCGAGCAGCCGGGCGGACCGGGATGGGCTGGGGCCTCTGTTCCACGCGGTGGCGTGCATGTCCTGCCACGTGGGCAACGGGAGGACCGCGCCACCGGATGAACCGGGCTCCACGGGAGAGGGCCTGTTGATCCGCTTGAGCATCCCGGGCACGGCGTCCAACGGCGGCCCGCTCCCGGAGCCCACCTATGGTGACCAGCTACAACCGAAGGGGGTTCCGGGCGTGCCGGCCGAGGCGCGGGTGGTGGTGCGCCATTCGCAGCTCTCGGGCACCTTCGCGGACGGCGAGCCCTTCACCCTCCTGGCTCCCGAGTATGCGCTGGAGGAGCTGGCCCACGGCCCACCGCACCCGGACACGATGCTCTCGCCGCGGCTCGCGCAGCCTCTGCATGGGCTCGGCCTGCTGGCGGCGGTTCCCGAGGAGACGGTGCTGGAGTGGGCGGACCCGGATGATGTGAACGGGGATGGCATCTCCGGCCGGCCGAACCGCGTGTGGAGCGTGCGCCGGGGGACGCAGGTGCTGGGACGCTTCGGGTGGAAGGCCAACCAGCCGGACCTGGAGCAGCAGAGCGCGGGGGCCTTCCTCGGAGACATGGGGCTCACCACGCCCCTGTTCCCCTCGCAGCCGTGCACGCCGGCCGAGCAGGCCTGCGGGGATGCGCCCTCGGGAGGAGCGCCTGAGGTGGAGGCGAACCGGCTGGCGGCGCTCACCTTCTACTCGCACGCCATCGCCGTGCCGGCGCGCCGGGACGTGGACTCACCCGAGGTGCTGCGGGGGAAGGCCCTCTTCCATCGCGTGGGGTGCGCGGGCTGCCACCGGCCCACGCTCACCACCGGCCCGCTGGAGGAATACCCGGAGCTGTCGGGACAGAAGATCCGTCCCTACACGGACCTGTTGTTGCACGACCTGGGCGAGGGGCTCGCGGATGGGCGGCCGGACTTCGAGGCGACGGGGCGCGAGTGGCGCACGGCGCCACTGTGGGGCATCGGGCTGACGGCTACGGTCAACGGGCACACGCGCTTCCTGCACGATGGGCGGGCGCGCTCGTTGATGGAGGCGATTCTCTGGCACGGTGGAGAGGCCGAAGTCTCCCGGGAGGCGGTCAAACGACTCTCGAAGGAAGAGCGAGAGTCACTCCTGAAGTTCCTGGAGTCGCTGTAG
- a CDS encoding RCC1 domain-containing protein: protein MLRRMPRALVGAVLLWGCGGEPPPGTNTPPAPVDLTPPAVSFTSPREALRLGTYQQVRVEGTAADDTGVERLTWRLNGGETRVLESTRSEGGRTFALEVTPRPGSNTVVVRAEDAAGHVAEASVSFHVGSLVSAGGLHGGAVRDGRLYTWGQNTQGQLGLGDKEPRSTPVLVAELPRVASIVINSNTSLAVLEDGTVWTWGANASGQLGLGTPPVEGQPRTPDTLPRNRPSQVPGLTDAVAGALGFNHALVLKADGTVVAFGKNNNGQLGDGTTTDRDYPVPVRGLTEVVKLAGGSQQSVALGGDGTVWVWGNNNFGNLGQGTEDSVAHPEPVKVPGLSGVVDIASGRDHVLALHGDGTVSAWGLNVSGQVGNGESGTGLEVRAPVKVVGLTDVVAVYANSNFSLARKADGTLWGFGQNFNGQLGNGGSGEAEQAHPLADKAVVGLSELRDAAAGSTFALGLRRDGQLFGWGWNLNGSLGNDELQNQWSFPEPVKVKLP from the coding sequence ATGCTCCGACGTATGCCTCGAGCCCTGGTGGGCGCCGTGTTGTTGTGGGGATGTGGCGGCGAGCCGCCGCCTGGAACGAATACGCCACCAGCCCCGGTGGACCTGACGCCGCCCGCCGTGAGCTTCACCTCGCCACGCGAGGCCCTGCGCCTGGGGACGTATCAGCAGGTGCGGGTGGAGGGCACCGCGGCCGATGACACCGGCGTGGAGCGGCTCACCTGGCGGCTCAACGGTGGCGAGACGCGGGTCCTCGAGTCCACGCGGTCGGAGGGTGGGCGGACGTTCGCGCTCGAGGTGACGCCCCGGCCCGGGAGCAACACGGTGGTGGTGCGTGCGGAGGATGCCGCGGGCCATGTGGCCGAGGCCTCCGTGTCCTTCCACGTCGGTTCCCTCGTGTCGGCGGGCGGTCTGCACGGCGGCGCGGTGCGCGACGGGCGGCTCTACACGTGGGGGCAGAACACGCAGGGGCAGCTCGGGCTGGGCGACAAGGAGCCCCGCTCCACGCCGGTCCTGGTGGCGGAGCTGCCGCGGGTGGCCTCCATCGTCATCAACAGCAACACCTCGCTGGCGGTGCTCGAGGACGGCACGGTGTGGACGTGGGGGGCCAACGCCAGCGGACAGCTCGGCCTGGGGACTCCGCCCGTGGAGGGCCAGCCGCGCACCCCGGACACCCTGCCGCGCAACCGGCCCTCGCAGGTGCCCGGACTGACGGACGCGGTGGCCGGCGCGCTCGGCTTCAATCACGCCCTGGTGCTGAAGGCCGATGGCACCGTGGTGGCCTTCGGGAAGAACAACAACGGGCAGCTCGGGGATGGCACCACCACGGACCGCGACTACCCGGTGCCGGTGCGCGGGTTGACGGAGGTGGTGAAGCTGGCGGGCGGCTCGCAGCAGTCGGTTGCCCTCGGGGGGGACGGCACGGTGTGGGTGTGGGGGAACAACAACTTCGGCAACCTGGGTCAGGGCACCGAGGACTCCGTGGCCCACCCCGAGCCGGTGAAGGTGCCGGGCCTCTCTGGCGTGGTGGACATCGCCAGTGGGCGTGACCACGTGCTGGCGCTCCACGGGGACGGCACGGTGTCCGCCTGGGGCCTCAACGTCAGCGGGCAGGTGGGCAATGGCGAGAGCGGTACGGGCCTCGAGGTACGTGCGCCGGTGAAGGTGGTGGGCCTGACGGACGTGGTGGCCGTGTACGCCAACTCCAACTTCAGCCTCGCGCGGAAGGCGGACGGCACGCTGTGGGGCTTTGGCCAGAACTTCAACGGGCAGCTTGGTAACGGGGGGAGTGGCGAGGCGGAACAGGCCCATCCCCTCGCGGACAAGGCGGTGGTGGGACTCTCGGAGCTGCGGGATGCCGCCGCGGGCTCCACCTTCGCCCTCGGCCTGCGCCGCGACGGCCAGCTCTTCGGGTGGGGTTGGAATCTCAACGGCTCGCTTGGCAACGATGAGCTGCAGAACCAATGGAGCTTCCCCGAGCCCGTGAAGGTGAAGCTGCCATGA
- a CDS encoding DUF3703 domain-containing protein, translated as MPMKSKLRAAFEAELRQAAEAERSGELAPAWRHLERAHILSQAHAGPHVRVHGLMFAFGWRRGDVRELLGQLARILVAGPGSWLGRAPLGNTGGANVGILTPMPIPEDLRALLDA; from the coding sequence ATGCCGATGAAGTCGAAGCTGCGGGCCGCGTTCGAGGCCGAGCTGCGCCAAGCCGCCGAGGCGGAGCGGAGCGGTGAGCTGGCGCCCGCGTGGCGGCACCTGGAGCGGGCCCACATCCTGAGCCAGGCCCATGCCGGGCCGCACGTCCGGGTGCATGGCCTCATGTTCGCCTTCGGGTGGCGGCGCGGAGACGTGCGCGAGCTGCTCGGTCAGCTGGCGCGAATCCTGGTGGCCGGACCGGGCTCGTGGCTCGGCCGGGCTCCGCTCGGCAACACGGGTGGGGCCAACGTGGGCATCCTCACGCCCATGCCGATCCCCGAGGACCTGCGGGCCCTGCTGGACGCCTGA
- a CDS encoding helix-turn-helix transcriptional regulator: MTRTWRGRLFFGPGRLLYAGPMSETRPHAHHSFQLVLSLGEPVTLADSRQRTRSCRAAVIPPDVEHAVVGAASAAVLLHASPDDLVGRSLQTLSIARDSVADWQRAGECLVPLASKAPPRHWHEAESLARAMLLALRVDTVAPRPTHPAVKRLLRLLPESLEGDVRLEALAPRVGLSTSRLSHLFRAEVGLALRPYILWLRLHRAAEHLRVGAPLTTAAHAAGFTDSAHLSHVFRRMFGLSPSEIAGVVEWVLPPGGGEFLQARGAPPA; the protein is encoded by the coding sequence GTGACCCGTACGTGGAGGGGACGGCTCTTCTTCGGACCCGGGCGCCTGCTCTACGCGGGGCCCATGAGCGAGACGCGGCCGCATGCGCACCACAGCTTCCAGCTGGTGCTCTCGCTCGGTGAGCCGGTCACGCTGGCGGACTCCCGCCAGCGCACCCGGTCCTGCCGGGCGGCCGTCATTCCACCGGATGTCGAGCACGCCGTGGTCGGCGCGGCCAGTGCCGCGGTGCTGCTCCATGCGTCTCCCGATGACCTCGTCGGACGAAGCCTCCAGACACTCAGTATCGCGCGGGACTCCGTGGCGGACTGGCAGCGGGCGGGCGAGTGCCTCGTGCCGCTCGCCTCGAAGGCGCCGCCGAGGCACTGGCACGAGGCCGAGTCGCTCGCCCGGGCGATGCTCCTCGCGCTGCGGGTGGACACGGTGGCTCCTCGGCCCACCCATCCCGCGGTGAAGCGCCTGCTGCGCCTGTTGCCGGAGTCGCTCGAGGGGGACGTGCGCCTCGAGGCGCTCGCGCCCCGGGTGGGGCTCTCCACCAGCCGGCTCTCCCATCTCTTCCGGGCCGAGGTGGGCCTGGCGCTCCGGCCCTACATCCTGTGGCTGAGGCTCCACCGTGCCGCCGAGCACCTGCGGGTGGGCGCCCCCCTCACCACCGCGGCGCACGCTGCGGGCTTCACCGACAGCGCCCACCTGAGCCACGTCTTCCGCCGCATGTTCGGGCTCTCTCCCTCGGAGATCGCCGGCGTGGTCGAGTGGGTCCTCCCCCCAGGAGGTGGCGAGTTCTTACAAGCGCGAGGTGCTCCTCCCGCGTGA
- a CDS encoding YkvA family protein codes for MNAAGLRAMGTRFFRYVRDPRVPMWRRLAGLFAVLYFVMPVDALPDFLPILGWLDDIGVLSAAAFFVVREVQRYQPESAWPKPLEPAQEPRVGTPPLRDR; via the coding sequence ATGAACGCTGCAGGCCTTCGAGCAATGGGGACCCGGTTCTTCCGCTACGTGCGAGACCCGCGCGTGCCGATGTGGCGGAGGCTCGCGGGGTTGTTCGCCGTCCTCTACTTCGTCATGCCCGTGGACGCGCTGCCGGACTTCCTGCCCATCCTGGGCTGGCTGGACGACATCGGCGTGCTGTCGGCGGCGGCCTTCTTCGTGGTGCGCGAGGTGCAGCGCTACCAGCCGGAGTCGGCGTGGCCGAAGCCCCTGGAGCCGGCGCAGGAGCCTCGGGTGGGCACGCCGCCGCTCCGCGATCGCTGA